In Xyrauchen texanus isolate HMW12.3.18 chromosome 14, RBS_HiC_50CHRs, whole genome shotgun sequence, the following are encoded in one genomic region:
- the LOC127654901 gene encoding macrophage receptor MARCO-like, with protein sequence MENEVETFEGNATVISQANPLYDINMKFLEADRYEFQHSELRSEKPAYKQRCIPVLVVFFLLLIALNSLLVYKVFTLEAWAHSHCLTDDNASTENLISTSQAVKQGSVSSNRHAKHACLSNLCGEDGTLEKLRIQINQFNISAQRAMVCPPGPPGPPGQIGPRGVSGNPGLQGPPGKIGDTGSPGRAGDPGAAGEKGERGDLGVAGERGPAGITGAPGIPGLKGDPGERGIQGLPGADGHPGSDGKTGIPGAHGSPGIPGPKGDTGSRGVRGESGPPGPRGPPGPGGPTGLQGPPGEKGSPGPKGDLGLGIPGQPGQKGNTGLPGVPGQRGLKGDKGSKGDSGLRGLPGQKGEPGPKGDMGNVGPTAIVRLVGTASRGRLEVFYQDTWGTVCDDSFDTVDATVVCKMLGYQRSNQVFTATSGNGRIWLDEVRCTGKEKSIFDCPHSGMGVNNCNHTEDVGVSCI encoded by the exons ATGGAGAACGAAGTGGAGACATTTGAAGGAAATGCCACTGTTATCAGCCAGGCAAACCCTCTGTATGACATCAACATGAAGTTTCTTGAGGCTGACCGATACGAATTCCAGCACAGTG AGCTGAGGTCTGAGAAACCAGCATACAAACAGCGCTGTATTCCTGTTCTTGTGGTTTTCTTCCTCCTGCTAATTGCACTGAATTCTTTGCTGGTTTATAAAG TTTTTACTCTGGAGGCTTGGGCACACTCTCACTGTTTAACTGATGATAATGCCAGCACAGAGAATCTAATATCTACAAGTCAAGCTGTCAAGCAAGGCAGCGTTAGCTCAAACCGACATGCTAag caTGCGTGTCTGTCCAATCTGTGTGGGGAGGACGGAACTCTAGAGAAACTGAGAATTCAAATAAATCAGTTCAACATCAGTGCACAAAGag ccATGGTTTGCCCACCTGGTCCACCTGGCCCGCCTGGACAAATTGGACCACGAGGAGTTTCAG GAAATCCTGGTTTGCAAGGGCCACCTGGAAAAATCGGAGACACTGGGTCACCAG GTAGGGCAGGTGATCCTGGAGCTGCAGGTGAAAAAGGAGAGAGAGGTGACCTGGGTGTGGCAGGGGAGAGGGGGCCAGCAGGCATCACGGGTGCACCTG GTATTCCTGGCTTAAAGGGGGATCCAGGAGAGAGAGGAATACAAG GCTTACCCGGTGCTGATGGCCATCCTGGATCAGACGGAAAGACTGGTATTCCAGGAGCTCATGGATCTCCTGGAATTCCAG GGCCTAAAGGAGACACGGGATCCAGAGGTGTCCGGGGAGAGTCTGGACCTCCAGGGCCTAGAG GACCTCCTGGTCCAGGAGGACCTACTGGTCTGCAAGGACCACCTGGAGAAAAAGGTTCACCTGGACCAAAGGGAGACCTTGGCCTTGGAATTCCAG GACAACCTGGACAAAAGGGAAATACAGGCTTGCCag GTGTCCCTGGACAAAGAGGACTGAAAGGAGACAAGGGCAGTAAAGGAGATTCAG GACTCCGTGGTTTACCAGGGCAAAAGGGAGAGCCAG GTCCTAAGGGTGACATGGGTAATGTAGGACCTACAG CTATTGTTCGTTTAGTGGGAACTGCCAGCCGTGGAAGATTGGAGGTGTTTTATCAGGATACCTGGGGAACAGTGTGTGATGACAGTTTTGACACTGTGGATGCTACTGTGGTGTGCAAGATGCTGGGCTACCAGAGGTCCAACCAAGTGTTCACAGCTACTTCAG GAAATGGACGCATCTGGCTGGACGAAGTGAGATGTACCGGGAAGGAGAAGAGCATATTTGATTGTCCGCATTCTGGAATGGGAGTTAATAACTGTAACCACACAGAGGATGTGGGTGTTAGCTGTATTTAA